A stretch of DNA from Anopheles nili chromosome 2, idAnoNiliSN_F5_01, whole genome shotgun sequence:
GCATTCGACCGTGCGGAAAAATATTGTCATTGCAGATTGTGTCGTTGGTGTTTGCGCACAGCTGGCAGTTGTTCACGAGATTACAATTGTCGCGTTCTTCCTGCGTCAGTGATGTAATGCATCCACGCTCTACGTCTCGCCCTGTACGAGATCGAACGTCGTTAAAGTGGCTAGTTAGAAAGCAGCCTCCGGTGGACAATCAGTAGCACTTACCAAGGACGCGAGTAAAGCACGTCGCTTCTCCAATGTCTGAAGGATTTCCACAATCCGTCACTAAGTTCCTCAGATCGGGAACCAGGCAGTTGGTGCTGTTAAAAGTAGTGCATGTGAAACACGAAACTGCGAGGTAACAAACaatccagaaaaaaaaacacccgttAGCGTGAATGAATTTCGTAACACAGATTTAACACTAGATAAGATAACGTTCCTTCCAGTTGGAATAGATGCATGAACTTATTGTGCATTTTACTTGGCTGTGATGTCATTGGAAGTTTGGCAAAATTTGCTTTTGCCAACGAAAGAGGAACGTTAATATACCAAAGAAAAATGAAGGGTCTTATTTTTAGGACCCGCCACGGACTATTGCTTTACTTTCAGCAAAACCCCAACAGACGTATTTTTCTATTCGTTGCCTTGTGAGCAGCTTGATGAAAATCTAATCAGTATTTCACTTCCAGTTCGAGCATACACCAGCCGCACCTAGAATTGTTCCCCTGATTCTGGTGGCCGCTAGTACTACAAGAAGAACACTTACATGCCGAGGCATTTCCAGCACTATAAGCCAGCACTAGGGCTGCGATTGTGAAGTATTTGTACATTTTCGGATAAAACTTTGCAACACTATTCTCACTGGTGTCTACTTGCTAGCTCCACGTCCTTTACAAGACGACAAATGTTGAAGAACTGAAATTTGGGCCATTCCTTATCCAGTCCAGTACCGGTTGGGTTCGGTTGGAGAGATAAGATTAAATACAACTCCATGGAATAtgtttgtacacaccgccgcccTACGCTCGTAATCACATCTTGTATCGCAACAGCGCTGTTAGTGTGCTGGAAAAATGTTGCCaacggaatgaaaaatgtcgtTCCGGTACGATGCCTGATCAGTGCACCCTTCGATCAGGGTGTTTGAATAATCGAAAGTGTGCAAATAACAGCACCGGATGTTTGCCGATTGGCTCGCTTGGCTTAACCGTTTTCCGACGAAAAGAAGCGTCTCATGGGCGCTTCCAACAAGGCTCTTAACAATGACGACCTTTCTATGCTTTTTATTCCTGATGCTCATggtaaaaagcaaaaaaaaagcaaatctgCAGTATTCGTAAGAGAAATTTTAGTAGTTATACTCTTAGTGGAGGTTGTACGCTTTGGAATACAATCGACGCCTTTGACGACGATATCCCAAAAAAACGCATTGTCGTAACGTCTTATACTCTGATCCGCCGGCTTTCCGATATCAACTTTTTGTACGTTTCCGAACGAGACCAGATTAGTGTAAACTGTTGGTGTTTTATCGAggagaataaataataattgaatatcttaattttgaaaaaaaaaaaaagataagtaACTGACGCATGTTACACCCCGTGATGTTTTCTTGTACGATTGAATGCTAGTAAATTTTGATGACATGGAGGATTTTGTGCTTCAATACATTCCAATACTTTCcaagaaaaaatcatccagAAATGATGAAACggataatttaaaatcaaagtGCTATTAAAGCTGTTTCACAATACGATCAAGGGAATCAGTAATCACGGAATATCAATCACTAACCACAGAAAATTGGGTTTCCTCATCAATCTAGCCTCTACGACTGGTGacacttttcgctttccacatACAGAAAAGTCATTTTCACACATAACATAAGAACTAAAATGGCTGGTGCATCGCAATAACACTCCATGAATGTTTTAGAGTACTTTACTAGTTTTACTTATGAAATAAACGAGCCGTGGTTTCGGTAACTAGAGCATCGCTTGCCTCCAAGAAAAATCTTGCTACAGCCTGAAAGAAAGGGTCTGGCTACCGACCGCAGTCGGAAgaatacaaaagaaaaaagaaacgtaccGAACCTCTCGGAGTTCACCCCAGCTTCGTTGCGTTGCTGCTCCCAAAGCAACGGAGTGCtcgcgcggaaaagcgatcgaCTTTTCCAGCTTCCCCGGCAACCACGCCACCCAGCATCCCGTGCGAGCTGGCCCTTCATTGGCTGCTCGTACATCATATCTCGGGACGCGTTCATCTCCGGTGGCAGAGCGAGCGAGCCGACAAGCAAACTCCCGGCTGGCATTCCGCGGTTCACGCACGCCTTGCCACCAGAAAGGGAGGTTTGTCACAACGGAACTCCGCCTTCTCGCGATCGTCGGCACTCTGGTGGGCCCGATCGGTGATCGTGAGCGCGTTAAAAATAGTCCTCGCGAGTGCATTTGTCGTTGGACCATCGCAGGCCGTGCTGGCGATAGGCAACGGCGAAACTCTCGGGGAACTTGGCGAAGAATTGCAACAAACGATTACGAAAGAGTTGCCCCGAGAGGTACgcgagaaatagagagagagagggccgaaaagaagcaaaaaggataGTTTATTTGCAACAACATATCTTCGAGGCTTCATGATCGCTTCAGTCCTTAAGTACTACCGGAAGAGCACTCCGAATCACGCGCTACTAACGTTCTCTGGTGGAAAGAGACTGTTGTGGCACTAATCTAGCTTTCCATTTTAGGGTGCCTAAACTAGGCATATTCAAGGACCACCACTGGCGCAATGGCGGAAGTATCGTTACTGAACACTCTATAAAcgggggaagaaaataataaaaaaattaattgttcAAACACGCTGTAATCGAAGCCCGCAACGGATATGGCGGCACATCGGaagggcaataaataaaaaaaaccaggcagCATCTTGAACCAGGTACGATCACGTGGCAACCGGTAGCCCACCATTGCTGGCCCGAACGCAAACACTTCACAAATCAACCGCTAAACTCACTCCCAAAGACCATGG
This window harbors:
- the LOC128720827 gene encoding uncharacterized protein LOC128720827 codes for the protein MYKYFTIAALVLAYSAGNASAFSCFTCTTFNSTNCLVPDLRNLVTDCGNPSDIGEATCFTRVLGRDVERGCITSLTQEERDNCNLVNNCQLCANTNDTICNDNIFPHGRMRCHQCEGTTNSTCSEEIMTEPSPCLHFVVDDQCFVQVEENSVVRGCLSQNEGCRNSTTCHVCAGIGCNSRHFEYNTAASLVAHIQTLIGAIMLSVLVANKF